Proteins from a genomic interval of Corynebacterium freiburgense:
- a CDS encoding mycothiol-dependent nitroreductase Rv2466c family protein, with protein sequence MTDRVIFWFDVTCPYCWITSRWIKEVEQVRDITVEWRPMSLSVLNHGRDIPGDYMRMMEAAWAPARVVAAVAVKDGLEALDALYTALGTKIHNQGHGPKFTKNGYHEIIQESLAEVGLPAERFDAATSTTFDGQLRDFHNEAMEAVGDDVGTPVLKLGETAFFGPVLTRIPRGEEAGKLFDAAFQLAGYPHFFELKRSRTERPVFD encoded by the coding sequence GTGACCGATCGTGTCATTTTTTGGTTTGATGTAACCTGCCCGTATTGCTGGATCACATCCCGATGGATAAAAGAAGTAGAACAGGTTCGTGACATCACTGTGGAATGGCGTCCCATGAGTTTGTCTGTGCTTAATCACGGACGAGACATTCCTGGCGACTATATGCGCATGATGGAGGCGGCTTGGGCGCCAGCACGTGTGGTTGCGGCAGTTGCGGTTAAGGATGGGCTGGAAGCGCTTGATGCGTTGTATACCGCCCTGGGCACCAAGATTCATAATCAAGGCCATGGCCCGAAGTTCACAAAGAATGGTTACCACGAAATCATTCAAGAATCACTTGCGGAGGTGGGGCTTCCTGCCGAGCGTTTCGACGCCGCGACTTCCACAACATTCGATGGTCAGCTTAGGGATTTTCATAATGAAGCAATGGAAGCAGTTGGTGATGATGTAGGTACGCCGGTACTGAAACTCGGTGAAACAGCATTTTTCGGACCCGTACTTACCCGCATTCCGCGCGGTGAAGAAGCTGGCAAGCTCTTTGATGCCGCATTCCAACTTGCTGGGTACCCGCACTTCTTTGAACTTAAGCGGTCCCGTACTGAGCGCCCGGTATTTGATTAG
- a CDS encoding sensor histidine kinase has translation MNWIGTSVRWRIVLWIVATVFLALLAVTLTTRTILRSQVVSAANSSVELETNEFRTFVQQGTNPQTSKPLTDTHELIELYLARQMVGPDELLVGRADKSTMQIDLSALTETYIPQDKENIGKVVNHVMDSKEVSGVYHDPELGAVHWGRVDVVTDTKESGSFAVLVFTAESQRKVTEQTAIIAGVGAGGLAMTVLIAWLVAGQILVPIRNLRKVASGITDTDLTRRVPVAGNDEIAQLAITFNDMLDRLETAYQVQRQFVDDAGHELRTPITVIRGQLELLEVATEEQRDRSVALAITELDRMTRIVTDLLTLAIANSSDFITTARVDAAELLIDIEEKALVMAIRDVVITGVAEGEVILDEQRITQAMLELYNNAVSHTMPGDQIELGSAFLNSGRDRLLRLWVKDQGPGIPEDKLPTLFDRFTRADGASRDTRSRNKHGAGLGLSIVRAIADAHNGCAWVESTVNVGSTFGLDIPAPEIIDQEILEETP, from the coding sequence TTGAATTGGATAGGCACGTCTGTCCGATGGCGTATCGTCCTATGGATTGTCGCCACGGTATTCCTTGCTTTATTGGCAGTAACGCTTACTACCCGCACTATTCTGCGTTCCCAAGTGGTGTCAGCCGCGAACTCATCGGTTGAGCTTGAAACCAATGAGTTCCGAACATTTGTTCAACAGGGTACGAATCCGCAGACCTCCAAACCCCTTACAGACACCCACGAACTCATTGAGCTATACCTCGCCAGGCAGATGGTTGGCCCCGATGAGCTCCTGGTGGGTCGCGCCGATAAATCAACAATGCAAATTGACCTTTCGGCGTTAACGGAAACCTATATTCCCCAAGACAAAGAAAATATTGGGAAAGTAGTAAACCACGTCATGGATTCCAAAGAGGTCTCTGGGGTGTACCACGACCCCGAGCTCGGCGCGGTTCACTGGGGCCGCGTTGATGTGGTCACGGATACAAAAGAAAGCGGCTCATTTGCGGTCCTTGTCTTTACTGCGGAATCCCAACGTAAAGTCACAGAACAAACCGCAATTATTGCAGGTGTTGGGGCAGGTGGGCTTGCCATGACAGTACTTATTGCATGGCTCGTTGCAGGCCAAATCTTGGTGCCTATACGTAACCTTCGCAAGGTCGCATCTGGCATTACCGATACTGACTTAACTCGCCGCGTACCGGTAGCCGGAAACGATGAAATCGCGCAACTTGCTATTACTTTTAACGATATGCTGGACCGACTTGAAACGGCATACCAAGTCCAACGGCAATTTGTCGACGACGCAGGACACGAGCTACGTACCCCCATTACGGTGATCCGTGGGCAGCTCGAATTACTAGAAGTAGCAACCGAAGAACAACGCGACCGCTCAGTTGCATTAGCAATTACTGAGCTAGATCGTATGACTCGTATAGTGACGGACTTACTTACCCTGGCCATTGCAAACTCTTCTGACTTTATTACCACCGCCCGTGTGGATGCAGCAGAACTGCTTATCGATATTGAAGAAAAAGCACTTGTTATGGCGATCCGTGATGTTGTGATCACAGGCGTTGCAGAAGGCGAAGTAATCCTTGATGAACAACGGATTACTCAGGCCATGCTAGAGCTCTATAACAATGCCGTTAGCCATACGATGCCAGGTGACCAAATCGAACTAGGTAGCGCATTCTTAAATAGCGGCCGTGACCGGCTATTGCGCCTATGGGTCAAGGACCAAGGCCCTGGTATTCCTGAGGATAAACTCCCTACACTTTTCGATCGATTTACCCGAGCAGACGGTGCCAGCCGAGACACCCGAAGCCGTAATAAGCACGGCGCTGGTTTGGGGCTATCCATTGTGCGCGCCATCGCCGATGCCCATAATGGGTGCGCATGGGTGGAGTCCACCGTCAATGTGGGATCCACCTTTGGTTTAGATATTCCAGCACCGGAAATAATTGATCAAGAAATACTGGAGGAAACCCCATGA
- a CDS encoding ATP-binding cassette domain-containing protein, with amino-acid sequence MFDSQHVLQLAAKDIEVWYKPDEVIAKAAQLDIPKGNVIGLLGGNGAGKTTLIKGLSGILPGWKCSSFNAGGTESSPGARAFKQMRYTVFADDRSFFAWNFRQYLEYVCGVYGLEVDEGLVAHLVAGFNFEPHIQKQLRNLSSGNNKKARLICAFAIARPLLILDEPVDFLDFVGTEFLYECITQYAMNGNSVFLSSHIAESFTRCCDYLYVLKEGSLSGLLDVPREAEDVIKLVSQNS; translated from the coding sequence ATGTTCGATTCGCAGCATGTACTTCAGTTGGCAGCCAAGGATATTGAAGTTTGGTACAAACCAGACGAAGTGATTGCCAAGGCTGCACAACTGGATATACCAAAAGGTAATGTTATTGGTCTTTTGGGTGGTAATGGTGCGGGTAAAACTACCCTCATCAAAGGTCTGTCCGGTATTCTTCCGGGTTGGAAGTGTTCAAGTTTTAATGCTGGAGGCACTGAATCATCCCCTGGAGCCCGAGCATTTAAGCAAATGCGATACACCGTATTTGCTGATGATCGAAGTTTTTTCGCATGGAACTTTCGGCAATATCTAGAATATGTTTGCGGAGTCTATGGACTTGAAGTGGATGAAGGACTGGTAGCTCACCTTGTAGCGGGATTCAATTTTGAACCGCATATTCAGAAGCAGCTACGAAACCTATCCAGCGGCAATAATAAAAAAGCACGTCTTATCTGTGCATTTGCAATTGCGCGCCCACTTCTTATTTTGGATGAACCTGTTGACTTTCTAGATTTTGTGGGTACGGAATTCTTATACGAGTGCATTACACAGTACGCAATGAACGGAAACTCGGTTTTCTTGAGTTCTCATATTGCGGAATCTTTTACCCGATGTTGTGACTATTTGTATGTGTTAAAAGAGGGCTCGCTGAGCGGGCTTCTTGACGTCCCGCGGGAGGCAGAAGATGTTATCAAACTCGTCTCTCAAAACTCATGA
- a CDS encoding subtilosin A family bacteriocin: MYTELAPAEVVNGSRCSACSAGALCAISGPIPDFEFGLAAALFHLR; encoded by the coding sequence ATGTACACCGAATTAGCACCAGCTGAAGTAGTAAACGGATCCCGTTGCTCCGCTTGTTCTGCAGGGGCACTGTGCGCCATTTCCGGTCCAATTCCGGATTTTGAATTTGGACTTGCGGCTGCCCTATTCCATCTTCGATAG
- the pepN gene encoding aminopeptidase N yields MTSLNLTQAEAAARAALISVDHYDISLDLTQGEQTFPSRTTVRFSSLAGSSFIDLRGNLESVLLDGKDITPEHYDSNGIPLELTEGEHTLEVSAICEYTHTGEGMHRFTDPVDNETYLYTQFETAFAKQVFACFDQPDMKATYSLRVVTPAGWRVISNAEQQVSGENVLIHTSTIDYLLPTYLIAICAGPYHEVRDHWSGTLTHHPETPADQPHNLEVPLGLYCRKSLAKHLDAERLFTETKQGFDWYHAHFGMAYPFGKYDQIFCPEYNMGAMENAGCVTIRDEYVFSSKVTGYLYERRAETVLHELAHMWFGDLVTMRWWGDLWLNESFATWSAAISQAEATEYSNAWVTFANVEKSWAYQQDQLPSTHPVVTDATDIETVEQNFDGITYAKGASILKQLQAYVGREEFLSGVRKHFANHAFGNATFEDLLQTLEEASGRDLSSWASQWLTTTGINTLRPKFTVQNGSYASFSVEQGGADPRNHRIAIGLYSLIDGRVQRTHRVEVDIAGPSTAIPELLEYPVADLVLVNDDDLTYCLLGLDPDSLQFVVEHIGDFADPMPRTLCWSATWEMTRNAEMRARDFISLVARGITAETEIAVLERILNQVIIALDSYADPAWAQEIGRDQVVDLLLSGARQAMPGSDAQLAFLKALGRVRLNDKALQFFTDLSLEGLTIDQDLRWLALTARIAHGAVADIEGAIAAELELDNSSTSQMFAERARAAVNTPANKLKVFEAITGGELTNLQLRHQLEGFTWAGSAPNLEQFNERFFVLAPSIWQGESKEIALKTLTGAYPSWDISDAGLARAEEFLKSAIHPPGLIRTISEERARVERALRNRRYDGRV; encoded by the coding sequence ATGACCTCATTAAATTTAACGCAAGCGGAAGCGGCTGCTCGAGCCGCGCTGATTAGCGTTGACCATTACGATATTTCTCTCGACCTCACGCAAGGCGAACAAACGTTCCCATCGCGGACAACGGTACGGTTTAGCTCGCTAGCAGGATCAAGCTTTATTGATTTGCGCGGCAACCTTGAATCAGTGCTTCTGGACGGCAAAGACATTACCCCTGAGCACTATGATTCCAATGGGATTCCCCTAGAACTCACAGAAGGTGAGCACACCCTTGAAGTCTCCGCAATCTGCGAGTACACGCATACCGGCGAAGGCATGCACAGGTTTACGGATCCCGTAGATAATGAGACCTATCTTTATACTCAGTTCGAAACTGCCTTTGCCAAGCAAGTGTTCGCTTGTTTCGACCAGCCGGATATGAAGGCCACATATTCACTGCGAGTGGTCACACCTGCAGGATGGCGGGTGATTTCCAATGCGGAGCAACAAGTCAGCGGCGAAAATGTGCTGATTCACACATCCACAATTGATTATTTGCTTCCCACTTACCTTATTGCCATTTGCGCCGGACCTTATCATGAGGTCCGTGATCATTGGAGCGGTACGCTCACGCACCATCCAGAAACCCCCGCGGATCAACCCCATAATCTTGAGGTTCCCCTCGGCCTCTATTGTCGGAAATCCCTAGCTAAGCACCTTGACGCCGAACGGCTTTTCACTGAAACCAAACAAGGTTTTGACTGGTACCACGCCCACTTTGGCATGGCATATCCATTTGGAAAATACGACCAGATTTTCTGCCCAGAATATAATATGGGCGCCATGGAAAACGCTGGTTGCGTCACAATTCGTGACGAATACGTGTTCTCCTCAAAGGTGACCGGGTATCTCTATGAACGGCGTGCAGAGACCGTCCTCCACGAACTCGCGCATATGTGGTTCGGAGATTTAGTAACTATGCGCTGGTGGGGAGACCTTTGGCTTAATGAGTCCTTTGCTACCTGGTCTGCGGCGATTTCCCAGGCAGAGGCCACAGAATACAGCAATGCTTGGGTTACATTTGCCAATGTAGAAAAGTCTTGGGCATACCAACAAGACCAATTGCCTTCCACGCATCCAGTGGTTACAGACGCCACGGACATTGAAACAGTTGAGCAGAACTTTGACGGTATTACCTATGCCAAAGGGGCGTCGATACTCAAACAACTTCAGGCATATGTTGGCCGGGAGGAATTTCTCTCCGGAGTACGCAAACACTTTGCCAACCATGCATTCGGTAACGCCACATTCGAGGACCTATTGCAAACCCTCGAAGAGGCCTCGGGGCGCGACCTTTCATCGTGGGCGTCGCAATGGCTCACCACCACCGGCATTAATACATTGCGACCAAAGTTTACGGTACAAAATGGCTCCTATGCTTCCTTTAGCGTGGAACAAGGCGGCGCCGACCCACGCAATCACCGCATCGCCATCGGTCTATATTCACTTATCGACGGCCGCGTCCAACGCACGCACCGCGTCGAAGTAGACATTGCTGGGCCATCAACCGCCATCCCCGAACTGCTGGAATATCCAGTTGCTGATCTTGTATTAGTCAATGACGATGACCTCACCTACTGCCTGCTTGGACTCGACCCAGATTCATTGCAATTTGTAGTCGAGCATATTGGTGATTTTGCCGACCCTATGCCCCGCACCTTGTGTTGGTCCGCAACTTGGGAAATGACCCGCAATGCGGAAATGCGCGCCCGTGATTTTATTTCCCTGGTTGCTCGCGGAATCACCGCAGAAACCGAAATCGCAGTCCTAGAACGCATTCTAAATCAGGTCATTATTGCCCTGGATTCCTATGCCGACCCGGCATGGGCACAAGAAATTGGACGAGATCAAGTAGTTGATCTGTTATTGTCTGGTGCTCGTCAAGCGATGCCAGGTTCGGATGCGCAATTAGCCTTTTTAAAAGCCCTTGGACGAGTGCGGCTCAACGATAAAGCCCTGCAATTCTTTACCGATCTTTCGCTAGAAGGATTAACTATCGATCAAGATTTGCGCTGGTTAGCGCTGACTGCACGTATTGCACACGGCGCAGTAGCCGATATCGAAGGCGCTATTGCCGCAGAACTCGAATTGGATAATTCCTCGACCAGCCAAATGTTTGCGGAACGTGCTCGCGCAGCAGTAAATACCCCGGCTAATAAACTCAAGGTTTTTGAGGCAATTACCGGTGGCGAGCTTACAAACCTGCAATTGCGCCATCAACTTGAAGGCTTTACATGGGCGGGTTCGGCACCGAATTTGGAGCAATTTAATGAGCGCTTCTTTGTATTAGCACCTTCGATATGGCAAGGAGAATCCAAAGAAATTGCGCTCAAAACACTTACGGGAGCGTATCCATCGTGGGATATTTCCGACGCTGGACTCGCCCGCGCGGAGGAGTTCCTCAAATCTGCTATACACCCGCCTGGGTTAATTCGTACAATTTCGGAAGAGCGTGCCCGAGTTGAACGCGCACTACGAAACCGCAGGTACGACGGCCGCGTTTAG
- a CDS encoding SLC13 family permease, whose amino-acid sequence MNDDCSATVPIKIVTIEEAPDPPARWSTRPPTSQNHDRPRQQFTLPPWRKIAPPIIGFLILLSLLMRMPDSFSSDTKITLTVFAIAVWFWVFTDIDDTYVALSAATALAVIGIIEVPQLFSALGDDTMWLLIGAFIIASAVSASGLAERGAVAVTKGVSSPRVLVHLITLAIVCTVYAVPATSGRAALVIPVFLALAHSLGDRDSWLTRTLSLVFPITILFSAVGSLIGAGAHLITNQILTTNNLEAFSFTQWLLFGLPLALISSHTAAELVLFLTTTKSQRKTEINIQPEAFTEHSRALSSWEIRTLLVLIISIVLWSTENLHGIHPAVVALIGGLLITCPCFGSVSLNTSIKKIPWSLLLFMAATLAMSRALTDSGAAKALAKSVFGEPHKSVVGGIIFIILVIVVSSLAHLLVQSRSARSAVLIPLVIVIAPSIGVNPLAAAFISTAAAGFCHTLPASAKPLAMFKATGAEANVAVFNDQQLLRVSLFLLPLHLALCLIFAFGIWPLLGLNIFI is encoded by the coding sequence ATGAACGACGATTGTTCTGCAACCGTCCCCATAAAAATTGTCACCATTGAAGAAGCACCAGACCCCCCTGCTCGGTGGTCAACCCGACCACCTACATCCCAAAATCATGACCGTCCCCGGCAACAATTTACCTTGCCACCATGGCGAAAAATCGCTCCCCCAATAATAGGATTCCTTATTCTGCTTTCGCTGCTTATGCGGATGCCAGATAGTTTTAGCTCTGACACTAAAATCACGCTTACGGTATTTGCCATCGCAGTATGGTTTTGGGTTTTTACCGATATTGACGATACCTATGTAGCTTTAAGCGCCGCCACTGCCCTGGCCGTAATAGGCATTATTGAAGTCCCCCAACTGTTTAGCGCCCTTGGGGATGACACAATGTGGCTGCTTATTGGCGCATTTATTATTGCCTCTGCTGTTTCTGCATCTGGGCTGGCCGAACGCGGGGCTGTAGCTGTTACTAAAGGAGTTAGTTCCCCACGGGTATTAGTGCATCTAATTACCCTGGCAATCGTATGCACCGTATACGCAGTTCCTGCAACCTCTGGGCGAGCCGCATTAGTAATTCCGGTGTTTTTAGCACTTGCCCATTCGCTTGGTGACCGCGATAGCTGGCTCACCCGAACACTCAGCCTGGTCTTCCCAATTACCATTTTATTTTCAGCGGTAGGCTCCCTTATTGGAGCGGGTGCGCATTTAATTACAAACCAGATTCTAACCACCAATAATCTTGAGGCTTTTAGCTTTACTCAGTGGCTATTATTTGGTCTTCCACTTGCGCTTATTTCCTCCCATACAGCCGCTGAGCTGGTGTTGTTTTTAACCACCACAAAAAGTCAACGGAAAACTGAAATTAATATTCAACCAGAAGCATTTACTGAGCATTCCCGAGCGCTTTCATCATGGGAGATTCGGACACTCTTAGTATTAATAATTTCTATCGTTTTATGGAGTACAGAAAACCTCCACGGTATTCACCCCGCGGTTGTTGCATTAATTGGAGGTTTGCTCATTACATGCCCATGTTTCGGATCAGTTTCTTTAAATACTTCCATTAAAAAAATCCCGTGGTCGCTTTTGCTCTTTATGGCCGCTACACTGGCAATGAGCAGGGCATTAACTGACTCTGGAGCCGCTAAAGCACTCGCAAAAAGTGTATTTGGTGAGCCTCACAAGAGTGTTGTCGGCGGCATTATTTTTATTATCCTGGTAATTGTGGTTTCTTCCTTGGCTCACCTATTGGTGCAATCTCGTTCCGCGCGTTCTGCGGTCTTAATCCCTTTGGTGATTGTTATTGCACCAAGTATCGGTGTAAATCCTTTGGCAGCGGCTTTTATTTCTACTGCTGCTGCAGGTTTTTGCCACACATTACCGGCTTCTGCAAAACCATTGGCAATGTTTAAAGCCACCGGCGCAGAAGCGAATGTAGCAGTGTTTAATGACCAACAATTACTTCGTGTTTCATTATTTTTATTGCCGCTGCATCTAGCACTTTGCTTAATTTTCGCCTTTGGTATTTGGCCTTTACTGGGGCTGAATATCTTTATTTAA
- a CDS encoding radical SAM protein has translation MQIALKPARELKIFSTANGNTIAFKKLNQQGQEIWDGFDVNDTAVLLLKHLEKCQSSQEFVHSFCNEHHLDELKCRHWIENFIATMVSSSVIHVTDLTQADSKPVVSIPVLESASPSTPRSVIIEITNTCNESCAHCYLSAGPKRNDRVTLESFRRLCKTMSAEHVYRIQLTGGEVFMHPKFPEMLEIAFAEFSEVGVLTNGTILTDRVLHQLVEHKDRVTVSISLDSVKPETHNKLRNHRKAYEKTVANIRKLTEAGIFVRITAVLFDDNLWELDAMAKQAHELGAKMFSFNFIESYGRGKDLLVEQQIQEGIEYANYIEKTVEKYRDIIPVFQEEERSEEAVRNHCGAGTHSVVISASGDLRPCNLFPETFAFGNALERNWTDLFSSAIALKLHDITAPSEHSGCANNCEHKQYCKGCLLHALSINAERDDKQYCQWVRKQDAAELVEHYKKSV, from the coding sequence ATGCAAATAGCGCTTAAACCTGCGCGTGAATTAAAAATCTTCTCAACCGCAAATGGAAACACAATTGCGTTTAAAAAACTAAACCAGCAAGGTCAAGAAATATGGGATGGGTTTGACGTAAATGACACAGCAGTATTGCTTCTTAAGCATCTAGAAAAATGTCAAAGCTCACAGGAATTTGTGCATTCGTTTTGTAATGAGCACCACCTTGATGAATTAAAATGCCGCCATTGGATAGAAAACTTCATCGCAACAATGGTGAGCTCATCTGTTATCCATGTAACGGATCTAACTCAAGCAGACTCAAAACCTGTAGTGTCCATCCCGGTCTTGGAATCTGCTAGTCCTTCGACACCTCGGTCCGTCATTATAGAGATCACTAATACCTGCAATGAATCTTGTGCACATTGCTACCTTTCTGCAGGTCCGAAGCGCAATGATCGTGTTACTTTGGAGTCCTTCCGGCGACTATGCAAAACAATGTCAGCTGAACACGTCTACAGAATCCAGCTCACGGGTGGGGAAGTGTTTATGCATCCTAAATTCCCGGAAATGCTAGAAATAGCGTTTGCTGAATTTTCGGAGGTTGGTGTGTTAACAAATGGCACAATCCTTACAGACAGGGTACTGCACCAATTGGTTGAGCATAAAGACCGCGTCACGGTATCAATCTCACTGGATTCAGTAAAACCGGAAACTCATAATAAGCTTCGTAACCATCGGAAAGCCTATGAAAAAACAGTGGCAAATATCCGGAAGCTGACTGAAGCTGGAATTTTCGTCCGTATTACTGCTGTACTTTTTGATGACAACCTCTGGGAACTTGATGCAATGGCAAAGCAGGCCCATGAGTTAGGTGCGAAAATGTTTTCGTTTAATTTCATTGAGAGCTATGGGCGTGGCAAGGATCTACTGGTAGAACAGCAAATACAAGAAGGAATCGAGTACGCGAATTACATCGAAAAAACTGTAGAAAAATACCGAGATATTATTCCAGTTTTTCAAGAGGAGGAGCGTAGCGAAGAAGCTGTTCGAAATCATTGTGGAGCCGGTACGCATTCGGTGGTTATTAGTGCCTCGGGGGATCTCCGTCCTTGCAACCTATTCCCAGAGACATTTGCATTCGGAAACGCGCTCGAGCGTAATTGGACAGATTTATTCTCTAGTGCAATAGCGCTAAAACTGCACGATATAACTGCGCCAAGTGAACACAGTGGTTGCGCGAATAACTGCGAGCACAAACAATACTGTAAAGGTTGTTTATTACATGCGTTAAGCATTAATGCAGAGCGGGATGATAAACAATACTGCCAGTGGGTGCGCAAACAAGATGCAGCGGAATTAGTGGAGCATTATAAAAAGTCTGTCTGA
- a CDS encoding glycerate kinase family protein, producing the protein MSVYMPERILVAPSGFKESLSAVEVADAIAAGVRRVYPGVRVDIFPVPDGGEGTIEILSAREDAIPNTIEVTGPVGQRVSATWLGLPQQTAVIEMASAAGLSLVPKDQRDPGATTTYGVGELIADALDHGMRRIIVGCGDSGTCDGGAGALQALGVRILDAEGNDLPAGGSALINAATIDLSGLHPAWEDSEVLLACNIHNVLTGPRGVAAVFGPQKGATPSQVQQLDAALTNFATLLTSACPAPSLNLLSGPGSGASGGLGAGLAALGAKLHNRFDILLGRVPAGPNGSLDELIAAADLVITAEGAIDFQTPRGKVPAEIARRAQSSGVPVLAIAGSLGQGAPSVHDVGIGAVASIMTIPMNLQDALQNGTTLLTDAAERTMRLLQLGSAMNSRSARKALNTPLL; encoded by the coding sequence GTGAGTGTTTATATGCCAGAACGGATTCTTGTAGCGCCGTCAGGTTTTAAGGAAAGTTTGTCCGCAGTAGAGGTAGCCGATGCAATCGCTGCGGGTGTTCGCCGGGTCTATCCTGGAGTTCGCGTAGATATCTTCCCTGTGCCTGACGGCGGGGAAGGCACTATTGAAATTCTTTCTGCCCGTGAAGATGCCATCCCAAATACGATCGAAGTCACAGGTCCAGTGGGGCAGCGAGTCTCCGCAACATGGCTTGGATTACCGCAACAAACAGCGGTCATTGAAATGGCTTCTGCGGCCGGTTTGAGTTTGGTGCCTAAGGACCAGCGCGACCCTGGTGCCACCACAACATATGGCGTCGGTGAACTTATTGCTGACGCCCTCGACCATGGTATGCGTCGCATTATCGTTGGTTGCGGGGATTCTGGTACTTGCGATGGAGGTGCTGGCGCGCTGCAAGCCCTTGGCGTGCGGATTCTCGATGCAGAAGGCAATGATCTTCCAGCTGGTGGCTCGGCACTGATTAATGCCGCCACGATCGATCTTTCTGGATTGCACCCTGCTTGGGAGGATTCTGAGGTATTACTGGCTTGCAATATTCACAATGTACTTACTGGTCCCCGCGGCGTCGCGGCGGTATTCGGGCCGCAAAAAGGTGCGACGCCATCACAAGTTCAGCAACTCGACGCCGCCCTTACAAATTTTGCTACCCTACTTACTTCGGCTTGCCCTGCACCAAGCCTAAATTTATTGTCCGGCCCTGGTAGTGGTGCTTCCGGAGGTTTAGGCGCTGGTCTTGCCGCCCTTGGCGCGAAACTACACAACCGTTTCGATATCCTCTTGGGCCGTGTCCCAGCCGGCCCGAACGGATCGTTGGATGAATTGATCGCTGCGGCAGATTTGGTAATTACTGCAGAAGGCGCCATTGATTTTCAAACACCACGCGGAAAAGTACCTGCGGAGATCGCCCGACGCGCTCAATCTTCAGGCGTCCCGGTGCTTGCGATTGCAGGCTCACTGGGGCAAGGCGCACCAAGTGTGCATGATGTTGGGATTGGGGCTGTGGCTTCAATTATGACCATCCCCATGAACCTTCAGGACGCCCTACAAAACGGCACCACATTGCTTACCGACGCCGCGGAACGCACCATGCGGTTGCTACAACTGGGTTCCGCTATGAACAGTCGGAGTGCGCGAAAGGCATTGAATACTCCGCTTCTTTAG
- a CDS encoding response regulator transcription factor: MSRILIAEDDHGIADFIHRGLTAAGFACTITDSGDEAFALANSGAYDLLILDLGLPEVDGGEVLSQLRQARNNLPVIVLTARTKIEDRVRTLEGGADDYMPKPFQFAELLARVKLRLTDRSSRDGDTNILSRGNLSLDLRTQRVHVAGKTHDLTRREASLLETFLRHPDQVLSRAQLLSKVWGMDFDPGSNVVDVYVRTLRKKIGAKRVETVRGTGYRLR; this comes from the coding sequence ATGAGCCGGATTCTTATTGCCGAAGATGACCACGGAATCGCAGATTTTATCCACCGAGGTCTTACAGCGGCTGGCTTTGCATGCACCATTACCGATAGCGGTGATGAAGCATTCGCCTTGGCGAATTCTGGAGCATACGATCTTCTTATCCTGGACCTTGGATTACCCGAGGTAGATGGTGGTGAAGTGCTAAGCCAACTCCGCCAGGCTCGCAATAATCTTCCTGTGATCGTGCTTACAGCCCGTACGAAAATTGAGGATCGTGTACGTACACTAGAAGGTGGGGCGGACGATTACATGCCCAAGCCCTTCCAATTTGCGGAACTTTTGGCGCGAGTCAAGTTGCGTCTCACCGACCGAAGTAGTCGTGACGGTGATACTAATATTCTTTCTCGCGGTAATTTGTCGCTTGATTTAAGAACTCAAAGAGTCCATGTTGCAGGCAAAACACATGACCTAACCCGTCGCGAGGCAAGCCTGCTAGAAACATTTTTGCGACACCCTGACCAGGTACTTTCAAGAGCACAATTGTTAAGCAAAGTTTGGGGAATGGATTTTGATCCTGGATCAAATGTAGTTGATGTATACGTTCGCACCTTGCGCAAGAAAATAGGCGCTAAACGCGTAGAAACTGTTCGAGGCACTGGGTACCGATTGAGGTGA